The Staphylococcus saprophyticus subsp. saprophyticus ATCC 15305 = NCTC 7292 genome contains the following window.
AGTTGTATACGGATTTGCGCAATTAAAAAGAGGGGCAGCATTAGCTAATCATGCATTAGGTAAATTATCAGATGCCAAAAAAGATGCGATTGTCTATGCATGTGACCGCGTATTAAATAAAGAATTAGATGAACATTTCCCACTTGTTGTTTGGCAAACAGGGAGTGGTACACAAAGTAATATGAATGTAAACGAAGTTGTAAGTTATGTTGCCAATACTTACTTAAAAGAGCAAGGTATCGATGAGTCTATTCATCCTAATGATGATGTAAATAAATCTCAAAGTTCTAATGATACATTCCCAACAGCAATGCATGTTGCATTATACAATGAAGTTGAAACAAAATTAGAACCTGCATTAAAAACACTGAGAGATACGTTTAAACAAAAAGAAGAACAATATCACGATATTATTAAAATTGGGCGTACGCATCTACAAGATGCTACACCGATTCGACTAGGTCAAGAAATTAGTGGTTGGCGTTATATGTTAGATAAATGTGAAACGTTGTTAAGTGAATCAAAAGCGCATATTTTAAACTTAGCTATTGGTGGTACTGCAGTAGGTACAGGAATTAATGCACATCCAGAGTTTGGTGACAAAGTAGCTAAATTTATAGCTGAAAATACAGGCTATCCTTTTGTATCATCTGAAAATAAATTCCATGCATTAACAGCACATGACGAAGTTGTACAATTGCATGGTACACTTAAAGCACTTGCAACAGATCTAATGAAAATTGCCAATGATGTAAGATGGTTAGCTTCAGGACCTCGTGCGGGTCTTGCTGAGATTTCCATACCAGAGAATGAACCTGGTTCATCTATCATGCCTGGTAAGGTTAATCCAACGCAATGTGAAATGTTAACTATGGTTGCAGTTCAAGTAATGGGTAATGATACAGCAGTTGGTATTGCAAGTTCACAAGGTAACTTTGAACTCAATGTATACAAACCAGTTATTTTATTAAATACCTTGCAGTCAATTTATTTATTAGCAGATGGTATGGACACATTTAATAATAACTGTGCAGTTGGTATTGAGCCAATTCCAGAGAATATTGATAATTATTTAAACCAATCATTAATGCTCGTAACTGCTTTGAATCCACACATTGGATATGAAAAAGCAGCTAGTATCGCTAAAAAAGCTCACCGTGAAGGGCTTACTTTAAAAGAATCAGCAATTGATTCAGGGTATGTTACAGAAGAACAATTCGAACAATGGATTAAACCAGAAGATATGGTTGAACCTAAATAAAACTCCATAGAGCACTGAAAATACAAATATTTAAATTAAGAGAGCTAATCCTATCATATGGATTAGCTCTTTTTGTTTTATACTTTAATGCGTTGAACGTTAGCAATTGACTACAGAATAATCAAATGCAACAGTTTTTTTACACTTAATAGTATGCTAGCTTATTTTAATAGAGATAAGGTATTGCAATTATTTTATATGATTAAACTTCATCGTCTAAACTTACAGTTATACTTTCTTGTGTGAGTGGATGAATAAATTCTATTTTGTGACTATTTAATTCTAATTTTCTTAACGTAGAGTTACCATATAATGGATCACCAATAACTGGGTGACCAATTTCTGCTAAGTGTACACGAATTTGATGCGTTCTACCGGTATCTAATTTTATTTCTAATTCACAGACGTCTTCTTTAATCATTTTTGAATTTAAAATATGTGTGATTGCAGATTGACCTGTAGAAGAGACACGACGTTTATTAGAATGAAATTTATCTTTACCAATAGGCATATCGATAGTCTGAGGTTTGATAGGTAATAAACTATGTACATTTGCTTTATATATACGGTCTATTTTATTTTCCTCTAGCATACGGTCTAAGATTTTTTTCATTAGTGGGTTTTTTGCGACGATTAATAAACCAACTGTTTCTTGGTCTAATCGGTGAATAGGTTCTACATAATCACTTTTTATTGTATAAATGACATGGTTCATTAATGTATTACTTTCTTTTAAATCATTTGGATGTGTTTTCACACCTTTTGGTTTCATGACAATTGCTATGTCATCATCTTCATAATAAATTTGAGCGAAGCGGTAACTAGGTAAGTAATTACTCACTTCATCTGGTGTTGGAATATAAACATTATCGCCAGTATTTACTTTAGTCGTGAGCGTTCCAGGCGATTCGTTAATGGTAATTGCTTTCGACATATTTAAAGTGTGTAAATCTTTTTTTGGTAAGTGCAATTGTTGAAAAATTTCTCTTAATGTTAATTGATTATATTTATTAGGGATTTCAAATTTCATAGTATCCTCCTTGATTATCAACTATTATCATACCATAAAGAAAGTATTAAAAATATTAGTCAAATGAATTCTATATTTAAAATTTAAATGAATGCATTTATTAATGTTGTAGAAGCAACATTTTAAAATTTAACATGAAGAAGGTATAATATATATTAAAGTAGTAACGGAATGGAATGGTTAAATGGAAAAACCGACAAGACTTGCATTACTTAAAGAAATAGCTGAATTTTTAAATGAAGAAACAGAAACATACAGCATGATGGATGGCGCGTTGAGATATCTTATAGAAGGAACGGATTTTACTACTGGATGGATTTTCTTTATAGATGATGTAGGGCAACATGAATTAGTCTCGCATTTTGAGCTTCCAGGAGCGTTAGCCAAAGACAATTGTAAATACATGTGTGAAGGCACGTGTTGGTGTGTTCAAGCATATCAAAATAAAAAGTTAACTAAGGCATCAAATATTATAAATTGCTCTCGCATTAATTTAGCTAATCGTGCACATCATGCTGAAACAAATGGTATTACACATCATGCAACGGTGCCATTACGTTCAGGAGAAGAACAGTTTGGATTATTAAATGTGGCGACACCTTATAAAACAAGCTACAGTGAAGAGGACTTAGAATTACTAGAGTCAGTTGCTTTTCAAATAGGTTCTGCTATCAAACGAATTATTCTCACAAATAAAGAAAAAGAAGCTGCTCGTATCAGTGAAAGAAATCGATTAGCTCGAGATTTACATGATTCAGTGAATCAATTATTATTTTCTGTGAAACTGACTGCACATGCTGCCCAGGGTATTACGAAAGAGGAAGTATCACGGAATGCTTTTAATGTAATAGAAGATACAAGTCAACAAGCCGTGAATGAGATGCGGTCATTGATCTGGCAACTTAAACCTGTTGGATTAGAACAAGGATTAGTAAATGCATTAAATAACTATAGTGATATTTTACAAATTGAGTTAAGTGTAAAAGTTGAAGGTTTGATTAATTTACCAAGCTTAATAGAAGAAAATGTCTACCGTATTATCCAAGAAGCTATGAATAATACTAAGAAACATGCGAATACAAATGAGATTAATGTGAAATTGACGCAAAATCATCAATCTTTAATCGTGGAAATTAAAGATTTTGGTAAAGGTTTTAATATGAATCAATCAAATTTTAATTATTCACATGGAATCAATAATATGAGACAACGTGCGAAAGCGATAAATGGTAATTTAGATATTGAATCAATTGAAAACAAGGGTACTAAAATATATATAAGCGTGCCGTTGTCGTTATAGGAAGGAAGAAAGTTATGAGTCGAATTATACTTGTAGATGATCATCATATT
Protein-coding sequences here:
- the fumC gene encoding class II fumarate hydratase, which codes for MSVRIEHDTFGEIEVPADKYWGAQTERSKRNFPVGKERMPIEVVYGFAQLKRGAALANHALGKLSDAKKDAIVYACDRVLNKELDEHFPLVVWQTGSGTQSNMNVNEVVSYVANTYLKEQGIDESIHPNDDVNKSQSSNDTFPTAMHVALYNEVETKLEPALKTLRDTFKQKEEQYHDIIKIGRTHLQDATPIRLGQEISGWRYMLDKCETLLSESKAHILNLAIGGTAVGTGINAHPEFGDKVAKFIAENTGYPFVSSENKFHALTAHDEVVQLHGTLKALATDLMKIANDVRWLASGPRAGLAEISIPENEPGSSIMPGKVNPTQCEMLTMVAVQVMGNDTAVGIASSQGNFELNVYKPVILLNTLQSIYLLADGMDTFNNNCAVGIEPIPENIDNYLNQSLMLVTALNPHIGYEKAASIAKKAHREGLTLKESAIDSGYVTEEQFEQWIKPEDMVEPK
- a CDS encoding RluA family pseudouridine synthase, which codes for MKFEIPNKYNQLTLREIFQQLHLPKKDLHTLNMSKAITINESPGTLTTKVNTGDNVYIPTPDEVSNYLPSYRFAQIYYEDDDIAIVMKPKGVKTHPNDLKESNTLMNHVIYTIKSDYVEPIHRLDQETVGLLIVAKNPLMKKILDRMLEENKIDRIYKANVHSLLPIKPQTIDMPIGKDKFHSNKRRVSSTGQSAITHILNSKMIKEDVCELEIKLDTGRTHQIRVHLAEIGHPVIGDPLYGNSTLRKLELNSHKIEFIHPLTQESITVSLDDEV
- a CDS encoding GAF domain-containing sensor histidine kinase — its product is MEKPTRLALLKEIAEFLNEETETYSMMDGALRYLIEGTDFTTGWIFFIDDVGQHELVSHFELPGALAKDNCKYMCEGTCWCVQAYQNKKLTKASNIINCSRINLANRAHHAETNGITHHATVPLRSGEEQFGLLNVATPYKTSYSEEDLELLESVAFQIGSAIKRIILTNKEKEAARISERNRLARDLHDSVNQLLFSVKLTAHAAQGITKEEVSRNAFNVIEDTSQQAVNEMRSLIWQLKPVGLEQGLVNALNNYSDILQIELSVKVEGLINLPSLIEENVYRIIQEAMNNTKKHANTNEINVKLTQNHQSLIVEIKDFGKGFNMNQSNFNYSHGINNMRQRAKAINGNLDIESIENKGTKIYISVPLSL